Genomic segment of Mytilus edulis chromosome 12, xbMytEdul2.2, whole genome shotgun sequence:
AGTCGTTGTAGGTGCTCATTGTTTTCTCTAAGGGTGCGTAGCATTGGTTAAATGAACGTATTATTAtcaagcaatatatatatatgtatatatacatgtatagcccGTATCTGGTGTcggattttatttcataaaatgtgtttgaaagtccaaaaataatttttgattcTCATCAAACTGGTAGCCAAGCTTTACTGATGTGTTGTCGTTTTTTACAGCAACCGGATATATTTCGATTTTTTTCTGTCTTCAGAAGTGATTTAACTTAACTTCCAGGGCCAGGTGATAATTCTATACAGCTTTGATCTTAGGTTTTTAAGTATCTCTTTTTCCTGTCCCAAACCACATTGAACCTTTAAAATAATGACCGTCGCCGCTTAAGTAACCAACAGTAtttttgagatatatatataaaataccaGACTTTTGTATAAAAATGCGTTTTATGAGGGAACTTAGTCGAATGCAGCCATTATCATCCTTTTCTATTGAAATTGGAAgtctatatatatttcttttttatgctAAAACATGTGTATTTTCATGATCATTCTAAAACATTTAGGCAATTATCAACAAATCATAGCTTTAAAAATAGTACGGtgacacatctttttttattctatttctgAAAAGAGCATGGCAAAGTATAAGATAATTCTATCTCGGAAAACATATACCTATAATCTACCTTAAACTGCTCAAAAACAGTTATGCGGAATAACAAATGACATCGACTTAATATATGTATCTAATCCCTCTCGATATGATTACTGGAAACACTCTTTCGTCATCTCAACTTAAAAAGACTATTTTTTGAGGTCTTAGATCTCAATATAAAGTAGCAGGTGGTGTATACATAACAGAAAGCCTTTACTCTTTCGAACAACCTGTTCTTTAATCTAGGAAATGTCCTCACACTCTAGCGAATGTTCTCACACTCTAGCAAATGTCCTCACAGTCTAACGAGTGTCCTCAAACTCTAGAGAATGTCCTAACAGTCTAGCGAATGTCCTCAAACTCTAGTAAATGTCCTCACACTCTAGTGATTGTCCACAAACTCTAGAGAATGTTCTAATAGTCTAGCAAATGTCCTCagtttgtgtttgttttcttCTATAATCGTAATTCATTTTCaagatttgaacatcgataaacgACTGTTGCTTTCTTACAAATCACGACACTATGCGCCTATTGGTACAAATTGGGCACAGTATTTGTAATTGAATCACAAAAATTCATCATGGTTTTCATAAAAATCattgaacaaatatatattttatagattactTGTCATGGAGTGGAACTAATTTGAAGGACAAATTCCTATACGAGCACTTAGTAGAGACAGTTGGAACTGAAGAAGACATGCGTAAAAGACAACAACTATTTATCATACAAGACGTGATAGCAAATACTGATTCAAAATTTACACATATATCCAGTGGCAGTTTAGCAGAAGGACTCCATTTACAAGGTAGTGACCTGGATCTCATGTTCGTCATCAACAACGTAGACGTAATACAGGATTTAAGGAATATGAGACACCCAGTAAAATGTACAACACTGGTTATGGAGATAGAAACAGATCATCCTGGATTTGCCAGACTCCGATTGATAACAGGAGGGAACGggaaaaatgacattttaacaTTCTTTGAAAGTACTAGTAAAGGTTTATGTTTATCAGTGAACAAATTTGTTAGTCATATAGAAGAGATTAATCAACAGTATCATCTATCACCACACGGCCCGTGTTTATCAGATGAAGGTCAGAACGTGGATTATGCATTCTGCCTTCGAAGTAGATATCTACCTTATAGTACAATATCATGGGCATCGCGTTATCGACATCAATGGCCACCTAATTCTacaattgacaaaattaaacaatACGGATGTTTACTAGTACCTATTGGACCAAGAGCCATCCCAGATTGTAATATATTATGGAGATTATCTTTCTCTGTAGCAGAAAAACAACTTGTTCATTCGTTTAATTTCACTCAACTGTTATGTTACTGTCTTCTCAAACtaacattaaaacaaattattaacaCAAACAAACATGTTGAAGGTTTATTGTGTTCATACTTTCTGAAGACAGCTTTATTCTGGGTCTCAGAGGAGGTAGACATTGGCACGTTTCAAAGATCAAAATTATTTGCTTGTTTTTCTCACTGTCTAAATAAATTGATATCATGGGTAAAGAAGTGTTATTGTCCGAATTATTTTATACCTGAGCACAACATGTTCCTAGGAAAAGTCAATTCAGATAATAATACAATACTGCTAAATGTTTTGTATGGCATAAAATGCGATGGAATTGACggattaataaaacatttatttccgAACGACAATGGAAGTTTATTAGGAACAAATAGTGAATTTTCGTTCATGAAGTTAGACTTTCTCTTTTACAGAATATGTTCCAGGAGTAATATATCAGACATATCACAATGTTTAAAGGCACTCATGGTTTGTGAATCTTTAACCAAGTCCAACCATTCTACATTTATTATAGATGTATGTAAACTTCATCATGCTCACATAAGTCAAAACATCGCACAATTACTTCCACTACCAACAACAACGACGGAAactaaaaatatacacaaacGTTATCACAGATATTTATTACCATCACCGATAACAAATACTGAAACATACAATATACGCCAACTTTATCATAGAATTTTACAAGACAGTATAAAGGCAGATGCTGTATCTGGTTGGTTGTTATATGCATCGTTTTATTATGTAACGGGAGAGTACAATGTCACACTAAGAATAACGGATTATGTTTTGTCAAGATGTTCACCTGGTATGTTGTTCATTGGATGTTCAACCTACAGTGAAGAGGATAAACTTGATTACAGAAATAATGTACATTCTAAAATGACACTGAATGAAAAGATGCAAACAGCTACTGTAAGTGTTTTCTATTACCGTCAACACTCATCATTAATACCAGGGGAACTACAGCTGGAAGTGAACGATCATCCACTACTTTTATCGCCAACTGTTATGTCTCACTGTCTTAGATTTCTATGTTATCATCATCTTGGTAACATATCAAACAGACAACAAGCTTTAAATGATTTATACTTAACAGTGAAAAATAAGAATTGTATTTATTCAGATACGTTATCTTCTTCATTAACAATTCGTGGAGTATGCTATGAGATATCCGGTGACAAGGATACAGCCTTTCAGTGTTATGATGATGCTTTACAATGTGATGGTATAACATGTTCCTCTGCAGCAGCGAGAAAgtcaaaacttttagaaatttaatatatattgtcAGTTTCAACAGTTATTGGAGCATGCTATTTCATATGAGTAAATAAAGGTAATGGTAATCCAAGATAATATGTTTATTCCGATTCATTTACAATTCCGACTGATATGGTGATTGAAGGCATTTTAATAAACACTCTGCACTCATCAGTTGTACTAAAAGTATATAAAAGAGTTTAACTGAAGGTAGTAAACAGAGACATCTTTTTAAAGCGAAGTATACGTGATTAACTACTccatatagtattttttttatattttacatgtgcATTCTGCTTGTAAAAAACATGAGAAAATCGAATTGAAAAGGGGGTAACCCATTGATGAAAAAGTCCTTTGCAATCATGGTAGTGTTCAAGCTATGTCCTCTGTAAGTTGGATTTTTAAGGCACATAATTATGAATTATCCTAAACTTTTCAATTGCATTAAAACGAGACATGTCGTCGTCTTTCCAGGTCAACAAAAAATATACCGGTACTGATTCGTTACCTACTATATTACGATATATAGCAGAGGCAGGTTGGCTGGTGAATGGCATTGGGCCCGGGCCTC
This window contains:
- the LOC139497934 gene encoding uncharacterized protein yields the protein MNRKLGNDEKGNDQNDHGLRKITYWEKYGVKRFPYRGSRRYSPCVYQSEDGGIVISNDVFGLTIRQFERMFQACLDRRKAQEQYILNLRYPDKSANEYLEYLDNRRYMNEDYLSWSGTNLKDKFLYEHLVETVGTEEDMRKRQQLFIIQDVIANTDSKFTHISSGSLAEGLHLQGSDLDLMFVINNVDVIQDLRNMRHPVKCTTLVMEIETDHPGFARLRLITGGNGKNDILTFFESTSKGLCLSVNKFVSHIEEINQQYHLSPHGPCLSDEGQNVDYAFCLRSRYLPYSTISWASRYRHQWPPNSTIDKIKQYGCLLVPIGPRAIPDCNILWRLSFSVAEKQLVHSFNFTQLLCYCLLKLTLKQIINTNKHVEGLLCSYFLKTALFWVSEEVDIGTFQRSKLFACFSHCLNKLISWVKKCYCPNYFIPEHNMFLGKVNSDNNTILLNVLYGIKCDGIDGLIKHLFPNDNGSLLGTNSEFSFMKLDFLFYRICSRSNISDISQCLKALMVCESLTKSNHSTFIIDVCKLHHAHISQNIAQLLPLPTTTTETKNIHKRYHRYLLPSPITNTETYNIRQLYHRILQDSIKADAVSGWLLYASFYYVTGEYNVTLRITDYVLSRCSPGMLFIGCSTYSEEDKLDYRNNVHSKMTLNEKMQTATVSVFYYRQHSSLIPGELQLEVNDHPLLLSPTVMSHCLRFLCYHHLGNISNRQQALNDLYLTVKNKNCIYSDTLSSSLTIRGVCYEISGDKDTAFQCYDDALQCDGITCSSAAARKSKLLEI